Genomic DNA from Taurinivorans muris:
CCAAAATCCACTTTAGGGCTTTTCACAAAAAACAAGCCGCCTAAAAATTATGCATTCTTTAAACTCATAGGCGGTATTTCTCTTGTGCTTGACAACGGCGGCACATTCGCCAAGTCAGACATTGAACAGGCGCTTGACTGTATTAATTTAAAATCTTTTGGAAGCTATACGCGTTATCCCATTGCCGGATATATTCCCCGCAAAGAGAAACGTCCTAAAGATTTTGAAGAATTGGCGGACAGTGCCGTTATCCATGAGGAAAACCGCTGCGTTTCCATGCTTGGAATACTGAAAGCCGATGTGGATAATCTGGGTTTTATTTTCAGTTTGGGTTTTAAAAACAGATTGTCTGTTTCCCGCTATGCCCAGCTATCCAGAATGTTAAATGCTTTTTTCAGTGAATATTTGGTGCAGGTAATAGAGGAAAACAATTTCAACATTTATACCGTTTTTATGGGCGGGGATGATTTACTTGTGCTTGGTGCATGGACGGATATTTTAGCCTTTGCCAAAATATTGCATACGGATTTTTCTGCATTTACCGCAGAAAATAAAGACATAACACTTTCAGCGGGAATTGCCTTTGTAAAGCCAAAACTGCCTGTTTCAAAGTTTACGGCAATGGCGGAAGAAGCCCTTGAGCAGTCAAAAGCATATCAAAAAAACGGGCAAATGAAAAATGCCTGTACGCTTTTTGAAGTAACTTGCCCTTGGACTGAATTTGATAAGCAATGCAAAACAGGAAAAGACCTTGAAGATGCTTTGCTGCAGAATAAACTTACCCAAGGCTTTGTACGGCGTTTATTATCGTATGCGGATGATTGTAAACTCTTTATGGCAGAAGGAAAAATCCGCCATGGTTTATATGTTTCGCATTTGCAATACGATATGGCAAGAAATATCAGTGATGAGGACGTTAAAAAACAAATTGCGAAAATAACACAGGCTGAAGAATTTGAAAATTCACGCATAGCAATCAGTTATGCACTGTATAAAACACGAAATGCATAAGGAGAAATACATGGCTGATTTTGGAGTAGAAAAAGCTGCGGAAGATTTGGCAAATGACTTTGTCAATGAAAAAATCACTTCCGCTCAGCTTCGTAAATTTTATAATGAATTTAAGGGGTTGGAAAGAAAATATCAAACGAAGATGCTCGCAAAAACATCTGATACTATTTCTAAGGATGATATATTGAATAGTATATTACCACAAATTAAAATAATGAAAGCAAAAGTTAGTTATGCTAAAAGCAGAAAAGTTGTTCCGCAAGTTTTTGAGGATTGGCTGAAAAAGTCTGTTGATGATATTAATTCTGCAAAGGAATTTGAAGCATTTCTTTTGCATTTTGAAGCCATTGTCGGTTATGCTTATGGTACTGGCAAATTGAAAGATTAATAAAAAAGGATATTATTATGAAATTAAATACGATAGTTACATTAAAAGGTGTTATTTGTCTTAAAACCGGTTTACACATTGGGGCAGGTAAAGATAATATTGAAATCGGCGGGCTTGATTTGCCTATAATGAAAAATCCACGAACAAAAGCTCCCTATATTCCTGGATCTTCCATAAAGGGAAAAATGCGCTCCATGCTTGAAGTAACGGGTCTTGCGGGCATAGAAGGAACAAAACCAATCGTTTCCATAAAAGGTGAACCTTGTGGTTGTGGTGAATGTTTAGTTTGTGACTTATTTGGTACCCATGCTGCGGCAACAGAATTGCAAAACAAAAAGCCTACCCGTTTATTGGTGCGTGATGCGGTTCTCACAGAGGATTTTCAGAAAAAATTTGAAAATGATGAACTTCCTATGGAAATTAAATATGAAAATATTATCAACCGTATTTCCGGTACTGCTGAACATCCCCGCCCGGTTGAACGTGTGCCTGCCGGCGTAAAATTTGAGTTTGAACTTGCGATAAAAGTTTTTGAAGGGGATAACGAAGAAAAATTTAAAGAAGTTGTCAGTAAGGGGTTAAAGTTAATTGAACTTGACGGACTTGGCGGACACACCTCAAGAGGAAGCGGACAAGTTAAATTTGAAAATCTGACTTTTAACGGAGAAACCTTTAATTTAGACCATGTAACATTTTAAGGTTTGCCATGAAAATTATTAAATACACCATAGAACCAACAAGTCCTTGGGTCTATTCTTTACGCTCCGATACCCTGCACGGGCTTATTGCATGCCAAGTCCGTGAATGGGAAGGAGAACAGGCCTGTAAGAATTTGCTGGCGAGTTTTTTGGATAATGAACCTTTGTTTACTTGTTCTTCTGCGTTTTCAAAGGGA
This window encodes:
- the csm2 gene encoding type III-A CRISPR-associated protein Csm2 gives rise to the protein MADFGVEKAAEDLANDFVNEKITSAQLRKFYNEFKGLERKYQTKMLAKTSDTISKDDILNSILPQIKIMKAKVSYAKSRKVVPQVFEDWLKKSVDDINSAKEFEAFLLHFEAIVGYAYGTGKLKD
- the csm3 gene encoding type III-A CRISPR-associated RAMP protein Csm3; protein product: MKLNTIVTLKGVICLKTGLHIGAGKDNIEIGGLDLPIMKNPRTKAPYIPGSSIKGKMRSMLEVTGLAGIEGTKPIVSIKGEPCGCGECLVCDLFGTHAAATELQNKKPTRLLVRDAVLTEDFQKKFENDELPMEIKYENIINRISGTAEHPRPVERVPAGVKFEFELAIKVFEGDNEEKFKEVVSKGLKLIELDGLGGHTSRGSGQVKFENLTFNGETFNLDHVTF